A genomic region of Gemmata massiliana contains the following coding sequences:
- a CDS encoding leucine-rich repeat domain-containing protein — protein sequence MLRLLTALSCLWLTLCPSATARADDTEEKAIRFVQQLGGKVVRDEKAPGKPITEVHLNGTSVRDADLKNLTGLSELQALFVYDTGITDAGLKEITGFKKLNHLDLSNTKVTDEGTKEIAKHSEMFLLNLMGTGVTDKGMKEIGKLTKLNYLTLGHGVTDAGLKELAGLKELDCLVVIGNGITDTGLTELTGLKTLTRVALNYTAVTDAGVEKLQKAIPKCEISNVKRKGKK from the coding sequence ATGCTTCGGTTACTGACCGCCCTCTCGTGCCTGTGGCTGACGCTCTGCCCATCTGCAACGGCCCGTGCTGACGACACTGAGGAAAAGGCAATTCGGTTCGTTCAGCAGCTCGGTGGGAAGGTAGTTCGCGACGAGAAGGCACCCGGCAAACCCATCACTGAGGTACACCTGAACGGCACTTCGGTTCGAGACGCAGATTTGAAGAACCTCACTGGCCTCTCCGAATTACAAGCACTTTTCGTGTACGACACGGGAATTACTGACGCTGGTCTAAAAGAGATCACTGGGTTCAAAAAGCTCAATCACCTCGATCTAAGCAACACGAAAGTGACCGACGAGGGCACGAAGGAAATCGCCAAGCACTCCGAAATGTTCCTCCTGAACCTCATGGGGACGGGCGTAACCGACAAGGGAATGAAGGAGATCGGCAAGCTCACCAAACTCAATTACCTCACCCTGGGCCACGGGGTCACCGACGCGGGACTGAAAGAGCTTGCGGGCCTCAAGGAACTGGACTGTCTCGTTGTGATCGGGAACGGGATAACGGACACGGGCTTGACGGAGCTGACCGGCTTGAAGACGCTCACCCGTGTCGCCTTAAACTACACGGCAGTTACGGACGCGGGAGTTGAAAAGCTTCAGAAGGCGATACCCAAGTGCGAGATCAGCAACGTCAAGCGGAAAGGAAAGAAGTAG
- a CDS encoding helix-turn-helix domain-containing protein, with product MTFQDKLKELLQAKNWNSKDLADHSGIPYPTCKSYFLKDPNKRRLPSYGHAVLICAALGTSLDTFKDCDEFRSDSTGSPSQ from the coding sequence ATGACGTTTCAGGACAAGCTGAAAGAACTACTTCAGGCCAAGAACTGGAATTCCAAGGATTTAGCAGATCACTCAGGAATTCCGTATCCGACGTGCAAATCTTACTTCCTCAAAGATCCTAACAAAAGACGACTCCCCTCTTACGGGCACGCTGTTTTAATTTGTGCCGCACTCGGAACCAGCCTCGATACGTTTAAGGACTGTGACGAATTCAGATCCGATTCAACCGGAAGCCCAAGTCAATAG